AGTACGAATCGACTTGCCTTCGTGCATCAGGTCGAACGCGTCATTGATTTCATCGAGTCCCATGGTGTGGGTGACGAATGGAGCGAGGTCGATTTCACCTTTCATCGCGTCTTCTACCATGCCTGGAAGTTGGGTACGTCCCTTGACACCGCCGAAGGCAGAGCCCTTCCAGGTCCGGCCAGTGACTAATTGGAACGGACGGGTAGAGATTTCCTTACCGGCGCCAGCAACACCGATGATGATCGATTGACCCCAGCCTCGGTGGGCTGCTTCCAGTGCCGAACGCATCACATTGACGTTGCCAATGCACTCAAAGGTATGGTCGACACCCCAGCCAGTCATTTCGATAAGAACCTCGTGAATCGGCTTCTCATAGTCTTTGGGGTTGATGCACTCGGTGGCACCAAAACTGCGTGCCAGTTCGAACTTGGATGGGTTAGTATCGATGGCGATGATGCGGCCAGCCTTGGCTTGGCGTGCACCCTGAATCGCAGCAAGACCGATACCGCCGAGGCCGAACACTGCCACGGAGTCCCCAGGCTGCACCTTAGCCGTGTTGTGCACGGCACCGATACCGGTGGTCACGCCACAACCGAGTAGGCAGACATGTTCCGGATTGGCGTCTGGGTTGATCTTAGCCAGCGATACCTCGGCAACGACGGTGTATTCGCTGAAGGTCGAGCAACCCATGTAGTGGAACAGTGGCTGACCGTTGTATGAGAAACGGGTAGTGCCGTCAGGCATCAGGCCCTTGCCCTGAGTAGCGCGCACTGCCACACAAAGGTTGGTTTTTCCTGACTTGCAAAACAGGCACTCGCCACATTCGGCGGTGTATAGTGGAATGACATGATCGCCAGGTTTCACACTAGTTACACCTTCACCGACCTCGACGACGATGCCTGCTCCTTCATGGCCCAACACGACTGGGAAGATGCCTTCTGGATCATCGCCAGAAAGGGTGAATGCATCGGTATGGCAAACGCCAGTGTGGGTGATCTTGACCAGCACCTCACCCTTGCGCGGCGGCTCGACGTCAATTTCAACTATTTCCAGAGGTTTTCCTGGCCCGAAGGCCACAGCTGCACGTGATTTCATGGAATCTTTCCTTACACAAATTTATTTTAAATATGACTTAAGAATCTTTGCTATTTCAGCAAGTTCTTCGTTTCGTTGTTGTTCTGTAGTTTCTCCAGATACTAGAGTGTCTTTTAAGTGAACCTCTAGCATCTCATTCATTAGACCATTAATGGCACCGCGTACAGAACAGATTTGTTGCAGAATGGCATTACATTCCACATTGCTTTCTAGCGCTTTTTCAATCGCTTCAGCCTGACCCTTGATTCGTCTGACACGCGTCAGAATCTTTTTTTTATCTTCGACTTGATTTGGCATAAAGCTAATTCCTTAAAGTTTCTTATAGTATAGTACCCTATAGTATATGGAATGACAAGAAACCTTTATAAACTTAATAATTGATAAAAGCTTTGAATAGCCACCAAAACTCTAGACACACATAACCATCTTTTGATGGGACTTTTCATAATCTAATGGAGAACGTTGTCCATTGGAACCATGTCTTCTTTTTGAGTTATAAAACATTTCAATATATTCAAAGATATCTGACCTCGCTTCAGTTCTTGATGCATAGTTTCTCTTCTTAACTCGTTCCCGTTTTAATAGCTGGAAAAAGCTTTCTGCAACAGCATTATCATGGCAATTGCCTCTACGACTCATACTGCATTCCAAATTATGTTGTTTAAGGAATGCTTGCCATTCATGACTGGTATATTGGCTGCCTTGGTCAGAATGAATCAAAACCTTGTTCTTTGGTTTTCTCCGCCATAAAGCCATCAATAACGCATCTAGCACAAGATCTGTAGTCATTCTTGATTTCATAGACCACCCAACAACAAGGCGTGAAAATAGATCAATTACAACAGCAAGATATAACCAACCTTCATGTGTACGAATATACGTAATGTCTGTTACCCACTTCCGATTAGGCTGAGTTGGATTAAACTGTCGTTCTAAGGTGTTTGCGGAAACAATACTTGGCGTACCTGCATAAGATCTAGGCTTGCGATAGCCGCGCTGTGATTTAAGCCCATTCGCTTTCATTAACCTATGCACCCGGTTGATACCGCAATTTTCGCCAACATCTTTCAAATCACAGTGAATCTTGCGATAGCCGTAGACTCCGCCAGATTCCAGCCAGAACTGTTTAATCAATCCTGAAAGCTGTTGTCGTTTCCTCGCAGTTTTACTAGTGGGTTGTTTCAACCATGCGTAATAACCACTGTGATGAACATCTAGAGTCGAACATAAACGACGAACAGACCATATGTGCTGATTGTCCTGAATAAAGGCATACCTCATTTGGACTGGCTTGCGAAGTACACCGCGGCTTTTTTTAATATGTCCCTTTCTTCAGTAACTCTTTGCAACTCCTTTTTTAGCTTTGCCAATTCTGAAACTGCATCCCTAGAGTCTGTGATTTTAGGTTCTTGAGGAGCATAACGCTTGATCCAAGCATAAAGACTATGCGTGGTTGTACCTAAACGTGCGGCAACTTCAGCCACGCTATGACCTTTTTCAGTCACTTGCTTTACTGCTTCAATTTTGAATTCTTCAGGGTATCGTTTGCTACTGCTCATAAGCACCTCGTTAATTAGCCATTTTATCTAACTAAAAGGTGTCTACAAAATCGGTGGCTATTCACTTATAATTAAAAAATTCTACATCTATTTTTAAATTTTTCGAAAATTAACATAATACGCGTTATACGAATCTAAGAATGGGAGCCTTTAGCTCCCATTTTTACTATATTTTTTAAAGTTTTAGGCGTGTTGTACTGTGAGTTTTAGGCCTAAAGCATTCACTACACGATTAATCGTATCAAAACGTGGTGCTGAATCATGACGTAGGGCTTTGTAGAGTGCCTCACGCCCAATTCCTGCTTCTTTAGCGATTTGAGTCATACCACGAGCTTTAGCAATAACACCAAGTGCATGA
The DNA window shown above is from Acinetobacter sp. WCHAc010034 and carries:
- a CDS encoding metal/formaldehyde-sensitive transcriptional repressor; amino-acid sequence: MPNQVEDKKKILTRVRRIKGQAEAIEKALESNVECNAILQQICSVRGAINGLMNEMLEVHLKDTLVSGETTEQQRNEELAEIAKILKSYLK
- a CDS encoding addiction module antidote protein; the encoded protein is MVKVADLPSFDMAESLKTEEDIVMYLNMVLEENDPAELAHALGVIAKARGMTQIAKEAGIGREALYKALRHDSAPRFDTINRVVNALGLKLTVQHA
- a CDS encoding IS3 family transposase (programmed frameshift) yields the protein MSSSKRYPEEFKIEAVKQVTEKGHSVAEVAARLGTTTHSLYAWIKRYAPQEPKITDSRDAVSELAKLKKELQRVTEERDIFKKSRGVLRKPVQMRYAFIQDNQHIWSVRRLCSTLDVHHSGYYAWLKQPTSKTARKRQQLSGLIKQFWLESGGVYGYRKIHCDLKDVGENCGINRVHRLMKANGLKSQRGYRKPRSYAGTPSIVSANTLERQFNPTQPNRKWVTDITYIRTHEGWLYLAVVIDLFSRLVVGWSMKSRMTTDLVLDALLMALWRRKPKNKVLIHSDQGSQYTSHEWQAFLKQHNLECSMSRRGNCHDNAVAESFFQLLKRERVKKRNYASRTEARSDIFEYIEMFYNSKRRHGSNGQRSPLDYEKSHQKMVMCV
- a CDS encoding S-(hydroxymethyl)glutathione dehydrogenase/class III alcohol dehydrogenase; its protein translation is MKSRAAVAFGPGKPLEIVEIDVEPPRKGEVLVKITHTGVCHTDAFTLSGDDPEGIFPVVLGHEGAGIVVEVGEGVTSVKPGDHVIPLYTAECGECLFCKSGKTNLCVAVRATQGKGLMPDGTTRFSYNGQPLFHYMGCSTFSEYTVVAEVSLAKINPDANPEHVCLLGCGVTTGIGAVHNTAKVQPGDSVAVFGLGGIGLAAIQGARQAKAGRIIAIDTNPSKFELARSFGATECINPKDYEKPIHEVLIEMTGWGVDHTFECIGNVNVMRSALEAAHRGWGQSIIIGVAGAGKEISTRPFQLVTGRTWKGSAFGGVKGRTQLPGMVEDAMKGEIDLAPFVTHTMGLDEINDAFDLMHEGKSIRTVIHY